One Candidatus Margulisiibacteriota bacterium genomic region harbors:
- a CDS encoding type II restriction endonuclease yields MPKKDLIKLGSETAKGGFRNEKDVIATFNNWKKNKIAQAWLKKMGYDFNNIEYVKAEKVRGQYKADVQVRIKIVIKLKSQEDLQNLQVKLVSNPQGFNQVDKRWIDKYVELWNIPSDIVKILKLFTGETKPMAKNLKDHRRMLLTEMSEEDQEKIINFFNKNKILIISDLLKGRGEFSADWVLVILKANGESDWVLKSINEAMNVFGQGDIRITDQGSLKIGKIGMQRKGGDGGRNTAKMLQFKINPVELFDK; encoded by the coding sequence ATGCCAAAAAAAGATTTAATAAAATTAGGGTCAGAAACAGCCAAGGGCGGTTTTAGAAATGAAAAAGATGTAATCGCAACATTTAATAATTGGAAGAAGAATAAAATAGCTCAAGCCTGGCTCAAAAAAATGGGCTACGATTTTAATAATATCGAATATGTAAAGGCTGAAAAAGTCAGAGGCCAGTATAAAGCCGATGTTCAAGTTAGAATCAAGATAGTAATCAAATTGAAATCGCAAGAAGATTTGCAAAATCTGCAAGTCAAGTTAGTTAGCAACCCCCAAGGATTCAATCAAGTTGATAAAAGGTGGATAGACAAGTATGTTGAGCTTTGGAATATACCGAGCGATATTGTTAAAATTTTAAAACTATTCACTGGTGAAACAAAACCAATGGCAAAAAATTTAAAAGATCATCGCAGAATGCTCTTAACAGAAATGAGCGAGGAAGACCAAGAAAAAATTATTAATTTTTTTAACAAAAACAAAATTCTGATTATTTCAGATTTATTAAAAGGCAGGGGCGAATTTTCTGCCGATTGGGTTTTGGTGATTTTAAAGGCAAACGGCGAAAGCGATTGGGTTTTAAAATCAATCAATGAGGCGATGAATGTTTTTGGCCAAGGCGATATAAGAATAACAGACCAAGGTAGTTTAAAAATTGGAAAAATAGGGATGCAAAGAAAAGGTGGAGATGGTGGTAGAAATACGGCAAAAATGTTGCAATTTAAAATTAACCCAGTTGAATTATTTGATAAATAA